The window AAATCTTCCTAAGTCGCACTGAGTTTTCGCTTGCAGGGTTCTACTCCTTGTCAGAAATTCCATTATAAAGGGACAGTTACCACACGGCTGGCTAACTGGAAGGCTCATGGCTGGCTCTAAAGCTTTAGAACTGTTCGAAtgcttaaaatggaaaagaaaaaagagttaCAAATATGTCAGTTTTCAAGTATGCTAAGACGTATTCTCAtttaacttctattttttctaaGAATGAAATTATACATCTAACaactatttattaaaaaaaactgcctAAAATGTGTTGGTAATGCTCATTATCCTTGATTTTTAGTCTCTTTCCTAAGAAGATATACTCAGCATGGAAGCTTTTCAAATGATGTGTGCCAGTTTTCAGTAACTAGCCAAATTATCAACGAGGAAAACTAATGTTTACAGGCATTCCCTCTTTTGGCAACTTGGAGCATTTTAAGTAACTTacgttttttttcccccccaccaTCTGCAGTCAGTTGCAGAAGTTTGCAGTGTGAGCAGTCCAAATTGGTGTTTATAGTAATAAAGGAGGAAGCTATAGTAAAAGCCATCTGACCATATTAATAAGTGCAAACTCATATTAGCATTCTACCCCAGTTCAaaccacagagaaaatattttaagtagtGGCATATTAAAAGTTCACTCTAAGTGACTCTTTCTGCTGGTAATCTATCCTAAGTAATAGtttgaaaataactgaataGTAGATTTCAGTGTAACAGCTAAATTCGACTAATGGTTTAATGAATTGTAAAAACGTATTTGGAAAAAACTGTCCTTTgatctctctgtttttctaagAAGGAACGTTTTAGCAGTAGTTCTGGAAATACAAAGCTAAGAATAGCTCATCCCCTTTACCTGTGTATTTCCCtattttgctgcttgctttttacTCTGCCTCTGTTTTGGCACATGTTTAGAAGCTCAGATAAAGCCTATCTGTCTCCGAATGAACATGCATAGGTATATGCCAGCCCTTACCCTGCCCGTTTAAAACCCAGCACTGGGCAGGAACCTGTATTTTGACCCCGTCCCCTTAAGAAACATCTACACCTTTCAGTGTTATGAACATTACCTCTTTCCTTCATGCATCAGTTCAAAAGCCTCATTAATTTTGTCAAAAGGCAGGGTGTGAGTCACAAATTCATCTACTTTGATCTTTTTGGACATGTAGTCAGTCACCAGCTTTGGAACACTGTCTACGCTCTTCCAGCCTGAAAGACAGCAAGCACACGTTTGTTTTTGCACTTTCCACCCGCCTCTGAACAAAGAGGCAGGAAAACATACAACCTTTACGTGGGCGTTTGTCTGATAAATCTGAAAAGGAACAGAGATCGGTGCTGTCTGTCCCACCTGCTCTAGTCAGGTAGTGAATAAGGAATGAAAGGAGAATACAAATCTTTCAttagtatttcaaaatttatCAGCCCTCACCTTGAAAATCACATACTAGGCATCTCCATCAGCCTCTCAGTATAACCCAACTAAGTTTTGTGTTACTTGGAATACGAGCTTATAAAGAAATCCATTAAGTTTGGATACTTCAAAAGCTTCAGCAATTACTGAATCCCCAAATTACTGGTAACTAAAATTCTGAACAGGTTTCTGGGTTGACAGAAGAAGAGGTCATCAAgaagttgttgcttttttattttaaagctctaTTATAACAAGTTCCCACTTTAGCCCCACAGTCAGTAAGCATACTGACTAAGcaacacaaacacatttatGTGAATTCCCATCTCCACAAAGGTCATTTTACTACATCCCAAACCTTCAGCTGATCAGAAAGCAATTACACTATATCATTCCCTTAGAACTTTATGGTTGTATGGCTATATTCTCTCTTTGAAATATGTGAGATGTTATACCAGTGTGTTTGCAGCCTGTTTGTGGAGTATCAGATACAGCTTTCtcacattttgtaaaatattttttatcccCAAAGCAAAAGAGTTACCTCCAAATGCAGTCCCTTTCCATGTCCGACCGGTTACGAGCTGGAACGGCCGTGTTGAGATCTCCTGACCAGCAGCAGCTACTCCAACTATCACGCTGACTCCCCAGCCTTTGTGGCAGGCTTCCAAGGCAGCCCTCTTCACAGATAGACAGGACAAAACAGAGCATTTATAGCTAATGTTTACACTGCCTAGACCGGCACAGGTTTCAATTCCTCTCCCTCAGTTAATGAATTGCCACGTTAATATTTAAGGAATAATAAATGCACCAGAAGTTACCGTAAGTTCCCCATTTGTTCAGACTCCTTATTCTGTTAAAGATTCactttgctctttttatttcctatctggCTTCCAGAGAAGTCACTGTGAACTCCCACTGGGAGCTGGGATAAACTAAGCGGAGACAACAAAGACCACGCAGCTGACAGCTTAGCAGCGTTGTTGTCATTCCTGAAAACCTAGCCTTACACTCACAGTTTCTAAAGGTTAAATTCACTATCTGGGGGAGAAGAGAGATACTTTCAGTCCTTGACATTTTACTATTCGTTGTACAGTATATTTAAttaacaaatacaaaagcacattatttcaaagaagggaaaaaatttGCAAAGTATACTATTTTAACCTACGAAGCAGCATTTTCATTATTAGAGTTGGATGTAAATTGTCCTTTTTAGTCATAGTAGTTATCattactatttaaaaacaaacgaATGGATTACCATGGTATGTTTTCTGTAACAAGAAAGCAGCTCATTTTCCTGTTTAGCTGAACAACTAAGTGGCACCTAGCAAACCAcccccccagtgctgctgttaTGCAGACACTCACCATGACTCCAACATTACCGACACACTCAAATGAGTAGTCTACACCACCATCGGTCATTTCAACCAGCACCTCCTGTATGGGCTTCTCGAAGTCTTGAGGGCTAATGCACTCAGCAGCTCCAAACTCCTTGGCTTTGGCATAGGTGTTCTTGTTTATGTCAATGCCAATGATCCGggatgctcctgctgctttACAGCCCATAATAGCAGCCAACCCAACTCCTCCTAAACCAAAGACCGCACATGTGGATCCAGGTTCCACCTAGGTGAAAAGTGGACAGCCATGAGTAACAGAGAAAATTCTTCCTTCCATGAGTGGGAAACATTGGTTTAAAGATCTATTACGAAGAAAAAGCAGggataaatacaaatacaatgGCTAGGAGACTTTATCACTTACATAAGGTAAATTCTATGGAAAGTTCATACAAAAACTCTTTAGGTGCCAGGCTTTCCTTTTTGCCCAGACCCCACTTCCATACCCTGCCCAAGCCTTGTGCACTCACCTACCAGCTCTCTTTCTCACCCTGACCTTCAGAACTACCAGAGTTGCACCAAGATTAAGATGATTTGGTAATTTCTGGAAGAGTCAGTATCAAGAAGTGATCCAGAATCTTCTATGtgcatttcttctaattttcttctaatCTGATCTGGCCTTTATGGAGATGTTAGAAATTCTTAGTTAAATGTCATCAGTTGAAGAGCATAAAAACCCAGAAATCTTGTACATCATGGTTCCAGTCCCTAAAGTGTTAGCGTACTTCGGCTCAGATACAGTTGCAGTGAAAGGCCAGAAGCAACCACAGCCTTTACCTTAGCAGTGTTAACAGCAGCCCCATAGCCTGTAGAGACGCCACAACCCAGCAGGCACACTTTATCgagaggtgctgcagcatcTATCTTAGCTACTGAGATATCAGCCACCACCGTGTACTCCGAGAAGGTGCTAGTCCCCATGAAGTGGTAAACCTGCTTTCCTTTGCAGGTGAATCTGCTGGTACCATCAGGCATGAGTCCTCTCCCTTGAGTAACTCTTAAGGAAAAGACAGGAAAGTAGAGTCAGAGTCTTAAGCAGTAACTAATCTCACCAGAAAGTATCCTTAAAGTCTACTTAAAGGTATAGTTACATAATTGCACCATAATTTTTGAAACATTGCAATAAACCGTAAGTTGACAGAAATTAGATGCTAGACTCCTAACACTTTGTGCTGTTAATTCCTTTgaggaagcacagaaagaaCTGCGGAGTTTATCAGCATACTACCAATGCTAACTGCTTGTGCCATGGTACCATACTCCCATCTTCACCTCCTTCAGTCCACTTCCCTGGAGTAGCACTTGTAGTTACGTCTCTGTAGTTTTTGGTTTTGCaagactgttttcttcagaattaatCTATGCTgtaatctcatttatttttaaacaggaacTTAAACAGTGGCCACATTATTCCTGTGGCCTGCTGCTAGCTGAGTGGCAGCATGCTTGGGTTGAAACAAAGAACTTCCAGCCGAAATTGCAGCAGTAACTTTAAAGCATAAAAGGTATGGAGAGCAGCTCTTAATTTACGAAGGGAGATACTATATTCCTATGGGCTGAAGTTAGTGACCAAAGACAGGTATTCTTCCTGATCACCAGGACTCATCCTAGTACCACTTGGTTCCATCTAGTACGTCCAAGCTATACCACCTATCGAACAATATTAACGGTGTATCTGTCCCAACAACAGAGAATCCTTCCCTTCTTTGATTTACCACATCTACTGCTTACCGGATGCAGCTGGAAATTCAACAGGGAAGCGGGTGttcaggaaaaacaactttctcTGTAATTCTGTACCACTCAAAACCTCCAGTGTTTGCATCAAGAGCTAAATTCCCTAAAGTATTTCCTTTAAGTATGGATTAAATATAGAATCAGAGGatttatgttttcaaagtgGAAAGAAGCTAACAGCTTCACAAACACGAAAACAAGAATATGTACTCAAGAAACATTAAGAAAGAATGTAAAGTTGTTTATAACTGACTCCCTAAAGCACATACTTTCCCTGTCATTAAATGATTAACAAGAGTTTTACTTCTCAAAGAATCCATCGATTACTGTTGAAAACTAGAACAGGTATATGTTCAACAGCTACTAGACTGTGCGTCAAGACAAGAAGTATACAGACCTTATCTTTTGGCACAGGTTAGTTTTAGGATTCTTGCAGAACTTGCACTCACCACACTGGGGGATGTACAGAGGGATAACGGTATCCCCtagggaaaacaacaaaatccgGCTATTAGTGAGTCAAGCAAGGCATTAGGAGAAAAGTGAAATTACTCaatttttacagcttttaaatAAGCAACTGCTCATTTAAAACTTGTGTGTTAGAGACTGCTTAGAGTATAGAGTAGCACTGTTTACAGAGTGCTAGATAAAACACTTTCTCGCATCTGAGCAGAAAGCTAATCAGACGTTTATCGTTCCAGAACAAATAGGAACAtgactgtaaaacaaaacaacctcaAGCTAATAGTAACATgactaaacatttttttaagctctttaattaaaacaatagGTGATAACtatcatttgaaagaaaaaattcttctcattgTATTGATCCAATTTTGAGTAAGAAAGCTGGAGTCTTCCAATCACTAAACCAAGAGCACACTGAATAATTAGCATTATCCGTcacagacaaaagaaatgtaTGCAGACATACGCcctaaaataaaacactgtacTAATTCCTGCAATATATCATGTGAGTAGCCAGATTTGACTGCTGATCTTGTATTAAGCAACTCTTCTAAGGAAATCGTAAAACTTGGAAGTGTATTCATACCTGGCTTTACTTTTGTAACTCCTTCCCCAATGCTTTCTACAATTCCTGCCCCTTCATGACCCAAAATCACAGGGAAACATCCCTCAGGATCAGCACCACTCAGAGTATAGGCATCAGTGTGACAGAGAGCAGTGGCAACTATCTGTAAAGAAATATACAAGCTCAGGCATCTTGAAAAATAGTAACGCAggtttaaatatttcctttggttAGTAATTCAGAAAAACTGCCAATAGAAGCTTCCCGATCCAAGCAATGTTTGTGATACAACAAGCTTACTTTCACTCCTGCCAAGGCACGTGGTATATCATActctgaaaaaaggaaatttctgaTGCTACATCTTCTCATTTCCATCAACTACATCCTGATGTTAAAACAGGCAACATATGTCATCTGCTTTCCTCAAGCTAAGAATTAGTAGTCCAAGTCTTCTCAATGCAAGTTGGGCTCTCAGATTTGAAATTACTGATCCCCAAGTCTAGCAATGATTTTTAGACCAGACTGAATTAAGACcaacagaaattaaaagtgttttctgtaAACAGAAGATCTAAACCCcggaattttcttctttgtaaagCCGGCTAAGTTGAGAATGAACTAACACTTTCCATTCAACATTTCTTGCGTTGGTAAACAAACAGCTTTATTACTCAGTGTCCCAAAAATATAATGCATACGGTTACCAATTTAATTACCTTGATGCGAACTTCATGTGCTTTTGGAGGAGCGACCTCCACCTCCTCAATAGAGAGAGGTTTACCTGTCTCCCAGGCAACAGCAGCCTTGCATTTAATAAcctaaaagacaaaaaaataaaaagaggacaGAACATcaattgtttcatttaaatttaattcttGTTCAGCCAAGCAAAGAAGTGAGAGAAAGGCAACTAGCATTCAAGAAGAGTGCCAAATCTGAAATATGTGATTTCAGCACAAAGACTTAATTGCCCTACATTTGCTTTCAGGAAGTTAACGAGTGAACCAAGATGTGGAATTTGAATGTTACTCTCTTACTGAGCAAAAGTATaatgagagaaggagaaaacaagcagGGTATCAAATAGtctatattttgctttctggcagatccatctttcagaaaatgcaatGTACAGTAATTTCCTGCAGGATGTTTGGGAGAGTTGTAGATAAGGTCTTGAGCTTGATTCTGCAAGGATATAACCTGACAGGGAGCACCATCACTGACTTGCTTGCCTTGGAAGAGACCCCTTTGCAATCTACTCCAGTACAGTAACCATACGTTTTGGAATAATTTGGTTGTGCCAGAACTGATTTTGCACTGATTTTGTTTCACGCAAACAAGGAAGGACTCAGCCATTGCTACAGCAGCTGAAAAGATGTAGTATTTTATAGCGTGCACTACAAGTCAATATAAAAAACAACATTCTGGTGTGTTTTGACTATTCATGGTGCTCCCGTGGGCTTCATGCAAATTCCCAAGATCACCCACACAGACACCCAGCCTTACTGACATCTCGCTGCCTGGAAGAAACAGCAGCTCCAAGTCTTGCTGAGTTTGCTGCCTCTGATTCATCAACAATATGCAACAAATTAACGGTCAGTTTATGGCTTTTTGAAGCACTTTCGACCTACGCTGCCAGGTACCTCAAACAGCAGAGCTACAGGCACTTCCTTTAGCTCAAAACACGCAGAAATGACTGCTGCCAACCCAAAAGGGGCTGAAGTTTTACAGCCCTAGCAAGATAGGACACAGGCACCGTTCCCACAGCCCCTGGCACCGTGACTGGACACAACTGCCCTTGCTCTACTTTTTATACCCTGAGCAAACATTACAAAAGCACACCACGACCAGATGCGAGCTGCTCACTCCTAACGGTTGAACATACCAGATTTCAGCAGGAAATCTGAATTCGacaaacaaagcacaaaaagcaCTGATTCTCTGTACAGCACTTGCCGATTTCCCGTAGAAATAGggaatttttcagtgaaaagccTCAGGCCAGGCCTTCTGCTCCTCGCGCGGAGCGGCTCTTTCTGAGGGCCGCCCTGAAATCCGCA of the Numida meleagris isolate 19003 breed g44 Domestic line chromosome 4, NumMel1.0, whole genome shotgun sequence genome contains:
- the LOC110397269 gene encoding alcohol dehydrogenase class-3, encoding MASGVIKCKAAVAWETGKPLSIEEVEVAPPKAHEVRIKIVATALCHTDAYTLSGADPEGCFPVILGHEGAGIVESIGEGVTKVKPGDTVIPLYIPQCGECKFCKNPKTNLCQKIRVTQGRGLMPDGTSRFTCKGKQVYHFMGTSTFSEYTVVADISVAKIDAAAPLDKVCLLGCGVSTGYGAAVNTAKVEPGSTCAVFGLGGVGLAAIMGCKAAGASRIIGIDINKNTYAKAKEFGAAECISPQDFEKPIQEVLVEMTDGGVDYSFECVGNVGVMRAALEACHKGWGVSVIVGVAAAGQEISTRPFQLVTGRTWKGTAFGGWKSVDSVPKLVTDYMSKKIKVDEFVTHTLPFDKINEAFELMHEGKSIRTVLKL